One region of Mycobacterium riyadhense genomic DNA includes:
- a CDS encoding (2Fe-2S)-binding protein has protein sequence MDISAVLTEISSYGGFFALTVGGDAAGWHPVVQSYADGYEDLIDATVKRYRTTELRVGASLVHLGHAARLWSPVLACVLGRGVVPDLSDLQRADDGARLRLPEPVGEPVSPSPELLYRVVVQDHMEPFAAGLRIDPAPGLLYGNIASALVGASHALLAARPDLRRPIVEITNDLLGTGCLAGSGVLTSDGLDFKRRSCCLFYRIPGGGKCGDCPL, from the coding sequence ATGGACATCTCCGCGGTACTGACCGAAATTTCCTCCTATGGAGGGTTTTTCGCGCTCACCGTGGGTGGAGACGCGGCAGGATGGCATCCGGTCGTCCAGTCCTACGCCGACGGGTATGAGGATCTGATCGACGCCACGGTCAAGCGGTACCGCACTACGGAATTGCGGGTCGGCGCCTCCCTGGTGCACCTCGGCCATGCCGCCCGGCTCTGGTCACCCGTTCTGGCCTGCGTCCTGGGCCGCGGCGTCGTTCCCGACCTGTCTGACCTGCAGCGCGCCGATGACGGAGCGCGGCTCCGACTGCCCGAGCCCGTCGGCGAACCCGTCTCCCCTTCCCCCGAGCTGTTGTATCGCGTAGTCGTGCAGGACCATATGGAACCCTTTGCGGCCGGCCTGCGCATCGACCCGGCGCCCGGCCTGCTGTACGGCAACATCGCCTCCGCCCTCGTCGGAGCGTCACACGCCCTGCTTGCGGCGCGGCCGGACTTGCGTCGGCCGATCGTCGAGATCACCAACGACCTGCTGGGGACCGGCTGCCTTGCCGGGTCGGGTGTGCTCACCAGCGACGGGTTGGACTTCAAGCGCCGCAGCTGCTGCCTTTTCTACCGCATCCCTGGCGGCGGCAAATGCGGCGACTGCCCGCTCTGA